In Aedes albopictus strain Foshan chromosome 3, AalbF5, whole genome shotgun sequence, the genomic window GAGGGGGAGGCGGTATTCTGGAAAACGCCGAAAGTCAATGAAGGGGAAAGTTGGGGTTTGAGATGACCAGAAATAAGTACATTGTTTAGGGAGAGCGAGTGAAACATACCTCTGTAAAACGTATTGTCCCTGGCGCAGTTGTTTTTGCAGACGTGCGCTTGATCATCTGGAAGCCAGTTCCTTCGCCGCCAGCCGCTTTCCAGACCTGAGAGTGCTGTGCTTCGACCGCTTTTGTCGTCGGAATACTCCTTTTACTAACCACTGATCGACCTACCGGGACCGGATCTGGTTCAGATGTTTGTTTGGGTGCGCCCGGCTTATTCGGTACAGCCGCTTTCAAGATCTTAGACTGCTGCGCTTCGGCCGTTTTTGTCGCCGGAGGACTCCTCTTACGAACCGCAAGTCGATCTACCGAAATCGGTTCTGGTTGACATGTACCCTTTGGTGCGACCGGCTTACCCGGTGCAGTCGCTTTCCTGATCTGAGGCTGTTGTGCAACGTCCGTTTTTGTCGCCGGATGATACTTCTTATCAACCGCCGGTCGGCCTACCGGAACCGGCTCAGGCTCAGGTGTGCCCTCGGGTTTGTCCGGCTTAACAGGTATACCGCCTCTGTCTAGTTCCTGATCACAAAGGAAAAGTAGGGTTAGGATTTGGAAATTTTTTCCTCATTTTGTTCTTACCTGTTCGGCATTAGTCAAAACCTTCAACGCCGAAATCCTCTTCTTACTAACCGCCGGTCGATCTACCGGAACCGGCTCTGGTGCAGTTGTACCTTTTGGTGCGCCCGGCTTAACCGGTACAGCCGTTTTGCAGATCTGAGACTGCTGTACAACGTTCGCTTTTGTCGCCGGGAGACTCCTCTTACGAATCGCCGATTGATCTACCGAAACCGGCTCTGGTTCCGATGTACCCTTTGGTGCGCCCGGCTTAACCGGTGCAGTCGCTTTCCAGGTCTGAGACTGTTGCACTACGTTCGTTTTTGTCGCCGGAATCCTCTTCCTCCTAACTGCCGGTCGATCTACCGGAACCAGCTCTGGGTCAGATGAACCCTTGGGCGCGCTCGGCTTGAACGGTACCGCCGCTTTCCAGATGCGAGGCTGCTGTGCTACGACCGTTTTTGTCGCCGGAAGATTATTCTTACCGCCCGCCGGTCGACctaccggaatcggttctggtTCAGACGCACCCTTGGGTGTGCCCGGCTTAACCGGTACACCGCCTTTCGCTTGTTcctattaacaaaaaaaattagGGTTAGGATTTGGAAATGTTTTTTTGCCTCATTTTGTTCTCACCTGCTTAGGATTAGTCAAGAACTCCAAGTTTTTGGAGTTCACCGCTGCGCGAAGTTTCCTTTTGGCAACGGGCACGTATTTTTTGCCCATTTTGAACGCGATAAACACGAGATTTGCACgccgatttttcaaaatttctactGTAACCGCGTTTTTCTGAAATGACGCTAACGAAATGCCGGTGGCAAGTTTGGTCAAGTCGTCCTACACGCTAAGACCAGTTTACCCATGAATAGGTAGTtcatttacccatatttgagttttatATGCATTACCTGGATTATGGGTAAAATATACCGAGAAAAAGGTGTAAAGTTTACTCATATAATGGGTAATACAtaaaaactcaaatatgggtaaacgTCGTTATATTTGGATGAAAAATCCTTCTTGCCAATCGCGattacagtcactatatacacagtctggcggactgtcactttcgaccggagcaaatcgagcatgacgtcactatAGATAGTCGAGTAAACATAGATATGCGGACATCGCTgagtaaaatgtttcaagcgtgtgagtAGTAATTTGCCAGAGTGCGACGAAGGCATATGACGTCATtcgttccattgatgttgtcgaactcgtgacgtcatgctcgtttggatacaaattttgacagttggttTGGATACAATCAATTCAtcttcgcggatctatgtttactctactatctatagacgtcacggtgtagcatttatcggcgtggaaactatgacgtcatgctcgattggctccagtcgaaagtgacagtccacCAGACTGTGCATATATGTATACACTGTGCCGTCACtttttatctccttctctttctctctTTCGGCGTCGGCCCATATCCGAGTCCTGATCCGACAAAACATAGTCCATTCTACGAGCCGTTttcatgaatgaaattttgacaggaggtagcgtcctagcccgtgaaaatcaatatcatcatcaacactgttgtcacttcgtaaaatggctcattgcctcaaaattttgagggcaatgtttattttttgtatgtgacAGCCAATTTTGATGAGTCAGATATTTATTGAACGTCGCTTCCTGTCATGATTAAATTTTCATTCACAAAATCGACTCGTTGTTTATAACTGGACGAATGGATATTCGGTTTCATTAATGTTGGATACATAAATATTAAACCCAAAAATAAGTTGTTTTGATTTTCCGTGCACTGTGGCGAGAAATGTGAGTGACAACCACACACGCTTAAAGTTcataaaacaaaaatgtataacggTTTCAGAAAATCGGCCAAAACTCTCGCCCATATAAAAATAATTATGAGGTCTCACACAAGAAGTGTGACGTAGGGGGAGGGGAGTTTAAAATGGTTGATTTTTGCGTGATAtattttgtgtatcaccccttatcgAGTGTGCAACAGGGGACTGAAAtggtatgagccattttacgaagtgacaacaatgttgttgatgatattgattttcacgggctaggacgctacctcctgtcaaaatttcattcataaaaacggctcgtaaaatggactattctttagcatttttttttcttttactgcCGCTGCTTTTTCTATACGTTAGACATAATGTCGGAAGTGGCGCGCTGTATAGTTAATCGGATATTCTGTATAGCGCGCCACTTCCGACAATGTGTTTAACGTATacaaaaagcagcggaagtaaaagaaaaaagtcgctaattcggttgttgtactgGAAACGTAATATAGTCATGCACACTCGATGAGCGGCATGCGTAGGTCGCACACATATGTGTGCTTATAATTTTAAGTGTCTTCGTTGATCCAATGGATGCTGCATTAACATGTCAGAAGGGTTAAACTCGCATTGGTAAACAAGCATGTTTTTTGTCGCTGTGTTATATCTCGATCCACCTACGCATGTCAATAACCTTAACAGAAAGCATAAAGAAAGATACCTAATAACGGAATCGATATGCGTGGGTGGATTGAGATAGACCTCacagcgacagaaacatgtttgtttaccaaAACGAGTTAGACACTTTTGATATGTTAATGTATAACAATGTTTATAAACAAGAATGCAAGTGTTGGAATAAGTTGAAAAATGAATCGCAGACCTCGTCACTATCGTGTTAAGACCCCGTGGTTCAACCGTAAATACATCAGAAAAGTACGTATATCCGTAAATGGATTTTATGAATACAGATCCAATTATATATTGCATATTTATAGCCCAGAAGTACTACGCTTGCTACTTCGTTTCAAAATGAAACGGTTGGTGTTGAACTGGCCGACGAGCAACGAAACCTCCATGACGACCAGTCAAGTGATGACATTGGCGATGTAATTGCAGATCGGATCGATCCAGATGATTCTCAAGACACGGAACCAACCATTGAGGATATGGAGGTCACCTCAACTTATTTGGAGGAACCGTGCAGTAAATCAAATTCGGATAGCTCTTCGCAGTCTGGAGAGCTCCCGGATGAGCAATCTGAAAATATAACCCACGAAAGGCTGCAGAATGAGCCTACTATAAATGGAACAAGTCCCGACTCGGTAAATATAAATCtttaaattaataacttttaaggctgaagcattcgtcatcatttttcggaaaataaaaagcagttttctcgctgcaaatcaaaacatcgaccatgaaaatatattcactgcattctattcctcatgtggagtacagtgaatatattttcatagcaaagtcttttgttttgaacgaaaaaactgctttcaaatgtttgatgatgacgatgatatcaatgacgaattgttccacGTTAAAACTTATAAATAAATTCATGTTTTAGGAACCTCCGGATAGTAACCATGAGTCAGCGGAATTTCGTGATGACATTGCGGTAAAAGATATCATGTTCATGGCTCTAAACTTCTACATAAGGCACAAGCTAACACAAGAAGGCTTAGAAGACTTTATGAAAATGTTGAACGTGCTGACGAAAGGTAAAACGTTTCCCGAAAGTTTTGCCACATTCATAAATGCTTTTCCAGCTCCTTACGAAGTGGAAAGAGTATATTTTTGTACGAATTGTCAATACGGGTAAGTTTACTTTAATAAAACTATTTATTTGTTATTCAGTGACATCACCTAACTCCAATTACCTTTTTTCGGTTCCCAATTCCGTTCAACCCATTTGTTTTGCATGGCATGAACGGGACTAGGAACCAACAAAAGTTATTGGAATGAGGTGGCGTCACGATAATGTAGAACATTGCGAATCTGCCCATTTGTCATATTGCTGATTTTTCTACAGCAAACAAATAAGGCAatatatgttttcactttattagGTAAAAGGCCCTGCTATTAAAACTATGTAGGGGATATTGTGTTTTCGAcagttttattctcttcgtcatggggggttcattgaagcctgttgaactcagatggcctcaaatccttcccaatcaagctgaattatatgaccaagttttaTGCAATTTGTCCGACAAAAACCcccaatgacgaagagaacaaacctgccgataataccctaatTCACCCTATAACAAAATGAAGGTGTTTGAAAATTATATTCAATCCACATTTTACATTGTAAGTTACCTCTTTTGACGGTACCTACATATTTTAATTCAGTCTTCGGTTAAATAGGTAAATGTTGACAGATTTGAATgtaatacatacaggggatagacaaaatgatcgggacaggtcaatatttcacttttcgaaaaatgcatcaaaaaaactcaaaatttttactgtaagttaagtcaaacgtttttccatGCTCATTTTATTAGTcgtaaacgctcaaaatttcatttcattcggttcattggaACCGGAGATATAACATtttaaagttgactatcggataattatgacttttacatggatCTTTCTAACTTTaagtagaatagcccgatctttcccaaattcggACCACTGTTAGACAACAAGTTGATCAAATTACAGTGaacatttaagatttttttattggCTTTTTGAAAAGCTACAAACAGTTGATCATATTTCGAAAAGTGAAAACTGTGCCTGTCctaatcattttgtctatctcctgtagcAGATCTTACAAAACCAGATTAGTTTCAATACAAGAGTAGAGTTATTGATTTTTAAGTATTATTTATtacattaaaataaattaaagctTGACTTACCAAATCCATCGTAGTTGTTATTTTAAAGcattcttatgattatgattaaagCTTATGATAATGTCGGTAACTATTAAACAACCAGACGCATAAAACTGTGAACTGACATGAATGGTATTTTAGTGTAGTgtcataaataaaataaaaatactgtgaAAAGTGGTAATTTACACCATTACACCATTAATTGCAGTACTTATTTTATACACCCGATTCTCGATTTGCACGGATTTTTTTGCATGGCcgggcaaaaaaaaaatccatgcaaaaataaaatttcaaatgttatttttgcatgatttgtcGAGAAATCATGTTACTTTTTTGCACGGTTTGTCGAATTTTGAACCAAAAACTTTTTTGCACGGTACGCatccccgtgcaaaaaaaaaagaatcgggtgtaggtatacgtgttcatttttttttctaatcagcATATGACAATAGTTTATCGAATTCGTGATTTTTCTACATTATTTCTAGTTATGTTATGTTATAgtatgtcaaaaaataaaatgataTATGATTCAATGTCCAATAATATCTGTTTATTTTTAGATACGAGACTGCTCCGCAACCCGAAATAGTTTGCCCGGTTGAAAATTGCGGATCAACCAGAACCGATTTCTTTATTGCATTTCCCATAGAGCAGCAGATCAGAGAGACTATTTCGAAATACTCTAAACAAATAGCTGAATACGAGGCAGCAATCATTGATGATGATATTCGAGACATCAACAGGGGTCGCTTGGCACGGTCGATTATGAGAAATGATGTGTCTAAATACATAACACTCTCTGCAAATGAAGACAGCGCAGCTGCAGTCAAATGCTCTAACAAAAAGCCAATTTATCCACTATTCGTGACACTGAATAACTTGCCACCAAAACTGCGATTCAACAAAAACAATCTCATTCTGGCTGCACTATGGTTCAACCCAGGAAAACCGAACATGGCTTTGTTTCATAAAAATTTCGTGCTTCAGTTGCAACAGTTGCGTAACGGTATCACCATCAATAATGAGGTCTATAAAGTTGTTCTTCTACAGAGCTGCACAGATTCTGTAGGTCGATGTGAGTTATTTTGCTCAAAGCAGTATAATGGATGGTATGGCTGCACTTATTGTTTGCATCCGGGAGAACTAGTTAATAATCAGATTAGGTATCCGTATCGTAAAACCAAAGTAAGAGAAGATAAAGAAACTAGGAAAATTATGTACGAAATCGAAAGGTGTGCATCCAAAGAACCTGTATTTGGAATCAAAGGTTTATGTGTTTTGGCCGGCGTTCCAGATTTTGATATCATCAATGGGTTACCGCCTGATTATATGCACATGGGTCTAATTGGTGTTACAAGAATTCTGTGGGAATTACTAATGACAGGAGAGGGATCTAACAAAGAGCGAGCTTGTTATGTAGGAGACCAAAAACCATTAGTAGAAAATAGGCTATCCACCATAAGACTTCCGAGTAGCTTCCAACGGAATATCAGAAATGTTGATGAGTACCTGAAATTCAAAGCCAATGAGTGGGAAACATTGTTGTTCCATTGTATTTACCCTTGCATGCACGATCTTATGCCAAAACAGTACCTTGACATGATAATGCTATTTTCGTCCAGTATTTATAATCTCCTGCAGTTCCAGGTTACTGACGACACTCTGCAAAACTGCGAGAAAAGCCTGATTaaatttgtcaaagaattccagaaggcattTGGCACAGAAAATGTTGTTTACAACATTCATCTGGCCACGCATTTGGTGGAATCGGTCAGAAATCTGGGAGCACTATGGAACTCTTCCCTTTTCCCCTATGAAAATGGAAATGGCATGCTAATTGATTTTCACACTTCAAACAACCATCCTGTTATACAAGTAGCATCCAAAATTATATTGAACCGTATTTGTCATCTCACTAGAATAGACAATAACAATCCTTCAAAGATATGGATCAAAAATATTTGGGATTCATCACGACAGAATAATAAATATGATCATAGAATAAAAGCAGTTCTGCCAGATGTAGAATGCGAAGAAGATGTAAGTCAAAAGGAGTTTAATGATGTCGGAAAATGGTACTGCAACGGTTTTAAAATTTGCactaaatcaatttgtgaaaaaTTTGCATATGATGATTCGTTTGTAAATGTTAACGAGAACTTTTTTCACGTCAAAAGAATTTTAATCGACAATGATAATATCGCGTATATTTTGGGAACCCTATTGATAACAAAGAAGTTATACAGTAATATGTTCATTTATAGACATTCTAAGAGAGACATACTGTTTAAAATTAACAAAACACTAAAACAATGCGTAAGTGTTACTGTTAAACCAAAGAACGATCTTTCTCGTAACATAAACTTCATTTCAACATGTAAATCTAAAACACAAATAGACTGATGACTTGgtgtaaataaaaataatttgtttTGTAACATTCTTCTGACAACGACATGTATATTTTAAAGTAGTTAagtaaaatcgggttaagtactgtttcttttaaaTCCACTTTTGTACCCTTTGACATTTACTTATTTCaatctcaactgtaaggtcgtcttcagtgtctcttaTTTGACAAGATCcgattttttttacttacaggtattccactaaaacgccaaggttcatcatcatcatttaaaATGGTTGTTCAATCTATAGAAATAACCAAttaaaatccatgaggaatcgcGTGTACGGTCGTCTTATTTTTATATGATCTGAAATGCTTTTGCTTCCATATAGGTTTTACGATAGTATTTTTTTCTCGATTGGTCAATGACGGTCGTGAAAACGAATAAACCCGCTTATTCTACAGGTCGAATGAGGTGACGATAGCTTACTCACTTTATTCAGCATAGTGCTCGTTCAAAATCTTAAAAATTAAAACACATAATAATGTTCTCAGAACTATAACGCTCGTAAAAATCAAGTAAAATGCTTATTTTCCATGTAATGTTGTTCATGCCaactaaaataaacaaaaatagtaCACACTCTTGATTCATATTCAAAATTATATCTCAGTTTGTTATAATTGTGATATAAAGATAATCTACTTACATTTATGTTtattataactgaccttgttataTTTCTGGTATAATGAAAACATGAATTCAGATTGGTTTactcaaatatatctaaatataacaaacgttgatacagctatcaaccgttgatataattgtgttagatttttgttatgcctttctgatcgggtatccACCACCCAAACAAGGCAAAATTAGATTCTTTACAATTAGGctgattttaaatttatttttgactttttgtccccccccccccccttcaaaaatttttaaaagacactacaccgtcttcaaccagaggttgcacagactgaacattcactaacattaggcaacggacaacacggaacacccagtggaccagtggaggatttttcgtttgacgaaaagtttcctccggctggagcgggaattgaaccctcactccgtggcactcacaatacgcttaaacgactgacgccgctaaccgcacggccacgaagcccaaaatTTTCGGctggatttcgcattttgagggggcagatgaaaaatatttattaaaatatcgggtcttgctaaaaattctttaacaaatccgatgagtttttaatatttctcagaataaatgctttattatttttatccgccccctcgaccagccaaagagtggtgggacaaaaagtgaaataaatatttgtaacggccttacagcacaaaaaacaaaaaaaaaaaacagcagcaataaaactagGTCGTTATAGATTGGACAACGCCAAAAGCGAGAATACACAATTACACTGTGTAAATTGCATATTGTGAAACCATATAGGATGGAATGTAAACTAATCAAAGACATATTCATAATTCCGCCCTTTTTCATCCTCAAGATTGAGGCTAAAGAGatcagctgattgtctcggaggcaccctcgatatctatggAAAATTCCCCAGCTAGATTTCTTCGaaacgaatgccttctcgatatcgtaaacatctTTGTGTTAAAGAGTCACAGTGAACTTGACAGACTGTTAGGCATATGACTTTATAACTTGTTTTGTAAACCATAATtatgactgttaactttcttgtagctttttggtactccaacagcacctctttcattgttatcacaaatcacatcgcaatataccaacgttaacgattgtAGCTTATGCgaatttgtatgcacatttttacgagtttatttttacttttatgcgatttagtttgtacaccaatgcgagtttcactgacataataagaaaagtaccaagtgaagtcgtataatcatcgcagtgtgcaattatgcgaattcaattgacactttgcgagtccgctttaactcttttgcgaataagtaaagttcgtcgcaatgAAACATCAAAATTTGATGATCAAATATCGCGatttgaggaagagcgaaacgaacaacGGGTGGtattcaaataaataaataaataaaatacgaacaagagcaagcaaaaaggcctgcttcgagggtttcTGTTAGAGTGACAATGCGAATTCGTGtaatgatgcctacaggatcgtgatggccaagacgagaggtataATGGCTCCTACTGAGCAATCTCCATTGATGTTGGattatcgaggggctttttccacgCCATGATCCTAGTAGTTGGCCTTATTTCGTAGGACACTCGGAGACAGACCCAGTCTTAAGAAGAgattcaccgatgtggaacttgttgggatagcaaagtccctaagcgtaggtaaggccccaggtccagacggagttccgaacctggccttaaaagtagctattgcagaggctcccgagatgttaagACAAACCGAGAGTGTCTCTTTCGGGAGAGGAGGacaaccgtagacgctatcctgtatcttacaaaaaccaccgagatagcgctccagcgaaAGAGAAAGGGGATTCGCTACAgtacagtagtgactctggatataAAAGACGCGtacaatagcgccagttggctgGCTATTGCCGATGTGCTCctacgtctggggatacccgggtacctgtacaagtttctcggaagttacttccagaatcgagtactagtttacgacacagagggtGGTCgggagtgctttcacataa contains:
- the LOC109398301 gene encoding translation initiation factor IF-2 isoform X2, encoding MGKKYVPVAKRKLRAAVNSKNLEFLTNPKQEQAKGGVPVKPGTPKGASEPEPIPVGRPAGGKNNLPATKTVVAQQPRIWKAAVPFKPSAPKGSSDPELVPVDRPAVRRKRIPATKTNVVQQSQTWKATAPVKPGAPKGTSEPEPVSVDQSAIRKRSLPATKANVVQQSQICKTAVPVKPGAPKGTTAPEPVPVDRPAVSKKRISALKVLTNAEQELDRGGIPVKPDKPEGTPEPEPVPVGRPAVDKKYHPATKTDVAQQPQIRKATAPGKPVAPKGTCQPEPISVDRLAVRKRSPPATKTAEAQQSKILKAAVPNKPGAPKQTSEPDPVPVGRSVVSKRSIPTTKAVEAQHSQVWKAAGGEGTGFQMIKRTSAKTTAPGTIRFTERKPNVSPVKPQRLNTMEFLLDWEETDFPEQLQQLDVPMEFLQDWEETYVPDIIHPQASDEDRSVSGSSTSPNVSLEIPVSKKHVLEHTPKKLQVLREKPVTLQNSDSGSSTSPDMLEIASKVANDSQAFRQHSASFGISHPGSLMFLELPVAENRQIATNTMYAAKEVPDELDIFDSDEENQAQESDPGSKVCRCGQQSTFEELMKENALLKKKVNKLKKAYLEATNRTINLTDTLTSKVLGTHGEDKTFTEEDGYPSAQQLKAMSNQAIRSDYIFVKLLMEELWPEGFYNRSVTGRASNNPFGRPPAGGRTVPNLPPSVPRIPLEKDKVEYIKARLVEHRVFRGDTPAVAKTAADAATSLMKRVLSYYGKSG
- the LOC115264687 gene encoding uncharacterized protein LOC115264687 isoform X1, with amino-acid sequence MNRRPRHYRVKTPWFNRKYIRKPRSTTLATSFQNETVGVELADEQRNLHDDQSSDDIGDVIADRIDPDDSQDTEPTIEDMEVTSTYLEEPCSKSNSDSSSQSGELPDEQSENITHERLQNEPTINGTSPDSEPPDSNHESAEFRDDIAVKDIMFMALNFYIRHKLTQEGLEDFMKMLNVLTKGKTFPESFATFINAFPAPYEVERVYFCTNCQYGYETAPQPEIVCPVENCGSTRTDFFIAFPIEQQIRETISKYSKQIAEYEAAIIDDDIRDINRGRLARSIMRNDVSKYITLSANEDSAAAVKCSNKKPIYPLFVTLNNLPPKLRFNKNNLILAALWFNPGKPNMALFHKNFVLQLQQLRNGITINNEVYKVVLLQSCTDSVGRCELFCSKQYNGWYGCTYCLHPGELVNNQIRYPYRKTKVREDKETRKIMYEIERCASKEPVFGIKGLCVLAGVPDFDIINGLPPDYMHMGLIGVTRILWELLMTGEGSNKERACYVGDQKPLVENRLSTIRLPSSFQRNIRNVDEYLKFKANEWETLLFHCIYPCMHDLMPKQYLDMIMLFSSSIYNLLQFQVTDDTLQNCEKSLIKFVKEFQKAFGTENVVYNIHLATHLVESVRNLGALWNSSLFPYENGNGMLIDFHTSNNHPVIQVASKIILNRICHLTRIDNNNPSKIWIKNIWDSSRQNNKYDHRIKAVLPDVECEEDVSQKEFNDVGKWYCNGFKICTKSICEKFAYDDSFVNVNENFFHVKRILIDNDNIAYILGTLLITKKLYSNMFIYRHSKRDILFKINKTLKQCVSVTVKPKNDLSRNINFISTCKSKTQID
- the LOC115264687 gene encoding uncharacterized protein LOC115264687 isoform X2, with translation MNRRPRHYRVKTPWFNRKYIRKPRSTTLATSFQNETVGVELADEQRNLHDDQSSDDIGDVIADRIDPDDSQDTEPTIEDMEVTSTYLEEPCSKSNSDSSSQSGELPDEQSENITHERLQNEPTINGTSPDSEPPDSNHESAEFRDDIAVKDIMFMALNFYIRHKLTQEGLEDFMKMLNVLTKGKTFPESFATFINAFPAPYEVERVYFCTNCQYG